From a region of the Apteryx mantelli isolate bAptMan1 chromosome 20, bAptMan1.hap1, whole genome shotgun sequence genome:
- the LOC136993839 gene encoding olfactory receptor 226-like yields LHYAAIMKQQLCTRLVGAGWVIGFTLSSYHLVLLSKLTFCGPNKIQHFFYDNSPLFKLSCSDTSLLWKADSILISFVVLGSLCLILVSYMCIFHCILHMPAASGRKKAFATCSSHLTALAIVYGSCIVLYARPSEDVSLETNTIVALLNTV; encoded by the coding sequence ttgcattatgctgccatcatgaagcagcagctctgcacccgtctggttggtgctgggtgggtcataggcttcacactctcgagttaccacctggtcctcctctcaaagctgaccttctgtggccccaacaagatccagcattttttctatgacaactcccccttattcaaactgtcctgctctgacaccagcctgctttggaaagcagactccattttgatatcatttgtagtgctgggttccttatgtttaatcctggtgtcctacatgtgcatcttccactgtattctgcacatgccagcagcatctgggaggaagaaagcttttgctacatgttcttcccatctcactgccttagccattgtctatggaagctgcattgttctctatgcacggccctcagaagatgtttccttggagaccaacacaattgtagctttgctgaacactgtc